Proteins encoded by one window of Anguilla rostrata isolate EN2019 chromosome 9, ASM1855537v3, whole genome shotgun sequence:
- the tcerg1b gene encoding titin isoform X1, translated as MADHGEGDGIGFDENRMAQQALRFRGPAPPPTAVMRGPPPLLRPPPPPFGMMRGPPPPPRPPFGRPPFDPSMPPIPPPGGMPPPLAPPHLQRPPFMPPPMSNMPPPPGMIFPPGMPPVPAPGTPTLPPTEEIWVENKTPEGKVYYYNVRTRESAWSKPEGVKVIQQSELSPLMANQASAAVSSSAISLPTGSSTATAPASASTQTPSPTLPASPAPSTAPTAPSPAVSQPIATSASLEIPPAVSAPASVSLATAISVSTVTATVTPVQTLSQLLPQSLPHALPQPTAAIPAFPPVMVPPFRVPLPGMHIPLPGMLPAMAPPLVPMMHPQLAIAATPAALAGPLPLLEWTEYKTADGKTYYYNNRTLESTWDRPPELRDKDKDAEKAKDRPPVEDLEPMDMEEEEPKVEPPKEIKEEPKEVELTEEERAAQKAKPVATNPIPGTPWCVVWTGDDRVFFYNPTTRLSMWDRPEELIGRADVDKSIQEPPHKKGLEDGRKMDHAMAKSQKRMRPEEALQWMTSADPMESDGGSEVEVEINDDDWGPSSESESEPEPAPVAVTPPVRRRTTRKTAAGRGRAPETGREGTIWTEQRGDPRPGAVPAFCNVLTEKGGPMAKSHKRMRPEEALEWMTSVDPMESDGGSEVEVEINDDDWGPSSESEPEPAPVAVTPPVRRRTTRKTAAGRGRAPETGREGTIWTEQRGDPRPGAVPAFCNVLTEKGGPMAKSHKRMRPEEALEWMTSVDPMESDGGSEVEVEINDDDWGPSSESEPESEPEPAPVAVTPPVRRRTTRKTAAGQGRAPETGRDGTIWTEQRGDPRPGGVPAFCNVLTEKGGPMAKSHKRMRPEEALEWMTSVDPMESDGGSEVEVEINDDDWGPSSESESEPEPAPVAVTPPVRRRTTRKTAAGRGRAPETGRDGTVWTEQRGDPRPGAVPAFCNVLTEKGGPMAKSHKRMRPEEALEWMTSVDPMESDGGSEVEVEINDDDWGPSPESEPESEPEPAPVAVKPTVGRRTTRKTAAGRERARDGTVWTEQKGDVRPGGLPAFCNVLTEKGGPTRHAKAKIASRLDSFMCLFDLSMLMHIRDCTVTEANRVPGREAWCLSIDELKAFIAILYVRGVTCGRNADMESFWSDRFGHSFFKDTMPRNRFREIMRFLRFDCREERLARQPTDRFALVSQIWDGFVRNAALSYRPGRNITVGTQLFPTKSRCPFTQYMAKKPDKFGIKFWLAADVAAKYMLNGFPHLGKHACRPEGRPLSEHVVMTLVEPFVGEGRTVTVDGYFTSLSLANRLMAKKTGLLGPVGRKRRGMPSCALKITPAPLYSTSVMTSGHATLTVYQSTRSKNVCLLSTMRPTVSVGRDPKRKPETVTDYNHTKAGVDALDQKARLYTTKAATRRWPVAVFYNVLDLAAVNAHVLFGRCLDKAESRRDFILELACELREKHMRSKALAAAVKREAAVAALIRTPIVSPRTPVAPPRTPMGPGKRTHCQVARCARNKASDFCVQCSRYVCGPCSYKLPKLCVLCVSNEHEEMDCSSANASDSK; from the exons ATGGCGGACCACGGAGAGGGAGACGGTATTGGATTCGACGAAAACAG GATGGCGCAGCAGGCCCTGCGTTtccgaggccccgccccgccccccacggcTGTGATGCGGGGCCCTCCCCCGCTACTGcgccccccgcctccgcctTTCGGAATGATGAGggggcccccgccccctccacgcCCACCATTTGGACGCCCGCCCTTTGACCCCAGCATGCCACCCATCCCTCCCCCGGGGGGGATGCCCCCGCCGCTGGCCCCCCCACACTTGCAG CGGCCGCCGTTCATGCCTCCACCAATGAGCaacatgcccccaccccctggcaTGATATTCCCTCCCGGGATGCCCCCCGTGCCTGCGCCTggcacccccaccctgccccccacagAGGAGATCTGGGTGGAGAACAAGACCCCCGAGGGGAAG gtgtacTACTATAACGTGCGCACACGGGAGTCGGCCTGGTCTAAGCCTGAGGGGGTGAAGGTGATTCAGCAGTCGGAGCTCAGCCCCCTGATGGCCAATCAGGCTTCAGCGGCGGTGTCCTCCAGCGCCATCAGCCTGCCAACAGGAAGCTCTACCGCCACTGCCCCAGCGTCTGCCTCCACCCAGACCCCCTCTCCGACCCTGcccgccagccccgcccccagcaccgcccccaccgccccctccccggcgGTGTCCCAGCCTATCGCCA cttCAGCTTCCCTGGAGATCCCCCCTGCAGTCAGTGCCCCTGCCAGCGTCTCCCTGGCGACAGCGATCAGTGTCTCCACGGTGACGGCCACGGTGACGCCGGTGCAGACGCTGTCCCAGCTGCTGCCCCAGAGCCTGCCCCACGCCCTGCCGCAGCCCACAGCCGCCATTCCCGCCTTCCCGCCCGTCATGGTGCCGCCGTTCCGTGTGCCCCTGCCGGGCATGCACATCCCGCTGCCCG GAATGCTGCCAGCCATGGCCCCGCCCCTAGTTCCCATGATGCACCCACAGCTGGCCATCGCGGCCACGCCCGCCGCGCTGGCCGGCCCCCTCCCGCTGCTGGAGTGGACCGAGTACAAGACCGCCGACGGGAAGACGTACTACTACAACAACCGCACGCTGGAGTCCACCTGGGACCGGCCCCCCGAGCTCAGAGAcaagg ATAAGGATGCAGAGAAAGCTAAGGACAGGCCGCCGGTGGAGGACCTGGAGCCCATGGacatggaggaagaggagcccaAAGTTGAGCCTCCCAAAGAGATCAAAGAG GAGCCCAAGGAGGTGGAGCTGACTGAGGAGGAACGGGCCGCACAGAAAGCCAAACCTGTGGCCACTAACCCCATCCCCGGGACCCCCTG GTGTGTGGTTTGGACCGGTGACGACCGAGTGTTCTTCTACAACCCCACCACGCGGCTGTCCATGTGGGACCGGCCGGAGGAGCTGATTGGCCGGGCTGACGTGGATAAAAGCATCCAGGAGCCACCACACAAGAAGGGCCTGGAGGACGGCCGTAAGATGG ACCACGCAATGGCAAAATCACAGAAGCGAATGAGACCGGAGGAAGCGCTGCAATGGATGACGAGCGCAGACCCGATGGAGTCCGACGGGGGTTCGGAGGTCGAGGTGGAGATCAACGACGACGATTGGGGGCCTTCGTCCGAGTCAGAGTCCGAGCCTGAGCCAGCTCCTGTGGCCGTGACGCCTCCGGTTCGGCGCAGGACGACCAGGAAAACCGCGGCGGGGCGAGGGAGGGCACCGGAGACGGGGCGGGAGGGCACCATCTGGACTGAGCAGAGGGGCGACCCGCGGCCCGGTGCTGTACCTGCGTTCTGTAACGTTCtgacagagaaagggggacCCATGGCGAAATCACACAAGCGAATGAGACCGGAGGAAGCGCTGGAATGGATGACGAGCGTAGACCCGATGGAGTCCGACGGGGGTTCGGAGGTCGAGGTGGAGATCAACGACGACGATTGGGGGCCTTCGTCCGAGTCCGAGCCTGAGCCAGCTCCTGTGGCCGTGACGCCTCCGGTTCGGCGCAGGACGACCAGGAAAACCGCGGCGGGGCGAGGGAGGGCACCGGAGACGGGGCGGGAGGGCACCATCTGGACTGAGCAGAGGGGCGACCCGCGGCCCGGTGCTGTACCTGCGTTCTGTAACGTTCtgacagagaaagggggacCCATGGCGAAATCACACAAGCGAATGAGACCGGAGGAAGCGCTGGAATGGATGACGAGCGTAGACCCGATGGAGTCCGACGGGGGTTCGGAGGTCGAGGTGGAGATCAACGACGACGATTGGGGGCCTTCGTCCGAGTCCGAGCCTGAGTCCGAGCCCGAGCCGGCTCCTGTGGCCGTGACGCCTCCGGTTCGGCGCAGGACGACCAGGAAAACCGCGGCGGGGCAAGGGAGGGCACCGGAGACGGGGCGGGACGGCACCATCTGGACTGAGCAGAGGGGCGACCCGCGGCCCGGTGGTGTACCTGCGTTCTGTAACGTTCtgacagagaaagggggacCCATGGCGAAATCACACAAGCGAATGAGACCGGAGGAAGCGCTGGAATGGATGACGAGCGTAGACCCGATGGAGTCCGACGGGGGTTCGGAGGTCGAGGTGGAGATCAACGACGACGATTGGGGGCCTTCGTCCGAGTCAGAGTCCGAGCCTGAGCCAGCTCCTGTGGCCGTGACGCCTCCGGTTCGGCGCAGGACGACCAGGAAAACCGCGGCGGGGCGAGGGAGGGCACCGGAGACGGGGCGGGACGGCACTGTCTGGACTGAGCAGAGGGGCGACCCGCGGCCCGGTGCTGTACCTGCGTTCTGTAACGTTCtgacagagaaagggggacCCATGGCGAAATCACACAAGCGAATGAGACCGGAGGAAGCGCTGGAATGGATGACGAGCGTAGACCCGATGGAGTCCGACGGGGGTTCGGAGGTCGAGGTGGAGATCAACGACGACGATTGGGGGCCTTCGCCCGAGTCCGAGCCCGAGTCCGAGCCTGAGCCAGCTCCCGTTGCCGTGAAGCCTACTGTTGGGCGCAGAACGACCAGGAAAACCGCAGCCGGTCGAGAGAGGGCGCGGGACGGCACTGTCTGGACCGAGCAGAAGGGTGACGTGCGGCCCGGTGGCCTACCTGCGTTCTGTAACGTTCTGACGGAGAAAGGGGGACCGACGCGCCACGCCAAAGCCAAGATCGCCAGTAGACTGGACAGCTTCATGTGCCTGTTCGACCTCAGCATGCTGATGCACATCAGGGACTGCACGGTTACCGAGGCCAACCGAGTCCCCGGGCGGGAAGCGTGGTGTTTGTCCATCGACGAGCTGAAAGCGTTTATTGCCATTCTGTACGTGCGCGGGGTGACTTGCGGGAGAAACGCGGATATGGAGAGCTTCTGGTCGGACAGGTTTGGACACAGTTTTTTCAAAGACACCATGCCGCGGAACCGCTTCAGAGAAATCATGCGATTCCTGCGTTTCgactgcagggaggagaggctcGCGCGACAGCCGACCGACAGGTTTGCGTTGGTGTCGCAGATTTGGGACGGCTTCGTGCGAAACGCCGCTCTGTCCTACAGGCCGGGACGGAACATAACGGTGGGCACGCAGTTGTTCCCGACGAAATCGCGATGCCCTTTCACTCAGTATATGGCAAAGAAGCCGGACAAATTCGGCATCAAGTTTTGGCTGGCTGCGGACGTGGCGGCTAAATACATGCTGAATGGCTTCCCGCATTTGGGCAAGCATGCCTGTCGACCCGAGGGACGGCCGCTGTCCGAGCACGTGGTGATGACGCTCGTCGAGCCGTTCGTCGGCGAAGGCCGCACCGTGACCGTCGACGGTTACTTCACTTCGCTTTCTCTGGCGAACAGGCTGATGGCCAAGAAGACCGGCCTGCTCGGCCCCGTCGGCAGGAAGAGACGAGGGATGCCTTCCTGTGCGCTGAAAATCACCCCAGCACCGCTGTACTCCACCAGCGTGATGACGAGCGGCCACGCTACGCTGACCGTGTATCAGAGTACGAGAAGCAAGAACGTCTGCCTGCTCAGTACCATGCGCCCGACCGTGAGCGTCGGCCGTGACCCGAAGAGAAAACCGGAGACCGTAACAGACTACAACCACACGAAG GCCGGCGTGGACGCGCTCGACCAAAAGGCGAGGCTGTACACCACGAAAGCGGCGACTCGCCGCTGGCCCGTCGCCGTTTTCTACAACGTCCTGGACCTGGCGGCCGTCAACGCGCACGTGCTGTTCGGACGGTGTCTGGACAAGGCCGAGAGCCGGAGAGACTTCATCCTGGAGCTGGCCTGCGAGCTGCGTGAAAAGCACATGAGATCCAAGGCGCTGGCGGCGGCTGTCAAGAGGGAAGCCGCGGTAGCGGCGTTGATTCGCACACCGATCGTGTCGCCTCGCACGCCCGTCGCTCCGCCTCGCACGCCCATGGGTCCCGGGAAGAGGACGCACTGCCAGGTGGCCAGGTGCGCTCGGAATAAGGCTAGCGACTTCTGCGTGCAGTGCAGCCGGTACGTGTGCGGACCCTGCTCGTACAAACTGCCCAAGCTGTGCGTTCTCTGCGTGTCCAATGAGCACGAGGAGATGGACTGCTCCAGCGCGAACGCATCAGACTCCAAATAG
- the tcerg1b gene encoding uncharacterized protein tcerg1b isoform X2: MDMEEEEPKVEPPKEIKEEPKEVELTEEERAAQKAKPVATNPIPGTPWCVVWTGDDRVFFYNPTTRLSMWDRPEELIGRADVDKSIQEPPHKKGLEDGRKMDHAMAKSQKRMRPEEALQWMTSADPMESDGGSEVEVEINDDDWGPSSESESEPEPAPVAVTPPVRRRTTRKTAAGRGRAPETGREGTIWTEQRGDPRPGAVPAFCNVLTEKGGPMAKSHKRMRPEEALEWMTSVDPMESDGGSEVEVEINDDDWGPSSESEPEPAPVAVTPPVRRRTTRKTAAGRGRAPETGREGTIWTEQRGDPRPGAVPAFCNVLTEKGGPMAKSHKRMRPEEALEWMTSVDPMESDGGSEVEVEINDDDWGPSSESEPESEPEPAPVAVTPPVRRRTTRKTAAGQGRAPETGRDGTIWTEQRGDPRPGGVPAFCNVLTEKGGPMAKSHKRMRPEEALEWMTSVDPMESDGGSEVEVEINDDDWGPSSESESEPEPAPVAVTPPVRRRTTRKTAAGRGRAPETGRDGTVWTEQRGDPRPGAVPAFCNVLTEKGGPMAKSHKRMRPEEALEWMTSVDPMESDGGSEVEVEINDDDWGPSPESEPESEPEPAPVAVKPTVGRRTTRKTAAGRERARDGTVWTEQKGDVRPGGLPAFCNVLTEKGGPTRHAKAKIASRLDSFMCLFDLSMLMHIRDCTVTEANRVPGREAWCLSIDELKAFIAILYVRGVTCGRNADMESFWSDRFGHSFFKDTMPRNRFREIMRFLRFDCREERLARQPTDRFALVSQIWDGFVRNAALSYRPGRNITVGTQLFPTKSRCPFTQYMAKKPDKFGIKFWLAADVAAKYMLNGFPHLGKHACRPEGRPLSEHVVMTLVEPFVGEGRTVTVDGYFTSLSLANRLMAKKTGLLGPVGRKRRGMPSCALKITPAPLYSTSVMTSGHATLTVYQSTRSKNVCLLSTMRPTVSVGRDPKRKPETVTDYNHTKAGVDALDQKARLYTTKAATRRWPVAVFYNVLDLAAVNAHVLFGRCLDKAESRRDFILELACELREKHMRSKALAAAVKREAAVAALIRTPIVSPRTPVAPPRTPMGPGKRTHCQVARCARNKASDFCVQCSRYVCGPCSYKLPKLCVLCVSNEHEEMDCSSANASDSK, translated from the exons ATGGacatggaggaagaggagcccaAAGTTGAGCCTCCCAAAGAGATCAAAGAG GAGCCCAAGGAGGTGGAGCTGACTGAGGAGGAACGGGCCGCACAGAAAGCCAAACCTGTGGCCACTAACCCCATCCCCGGGACCCCCTG GTGTGTGGTTTGGACCGGTGACGACCGAGTGTTCTTCTACAACCCCACCACGCGGCTGTCCATGTGGGACCGGCCGGAGGAGCTGATTGGCCGGGCTGACGTGGATAAAAGCATCCAGGAGCCACCACACAAGAAGGGCCTGGAGGACGGCCGTAAGATGG ACCACGCAATGGCAAAATCACAGAAGCGAATGAGACCGGAGGAAGCGCTGCAATGGATGACGAGCGCAGACCCGATGGAGTCCGACGGGGGTTCGGAGGTCGAGGTGGAGATCAACGACGACGATTGGGGGCCTTCGTCCGAGTCAGAGTCCGAGCCTGAGCCAGCTCCTGTGGCCGTGACGCCTCCGGTTCGGCGCAGGACGACCAGGAAAACCGCGGCGGGGCGAGGGAGGGCACCGGAGACGGGGCGGGAGGGCACCATCTGGACTGAGCAGAGGGGCGACCCGCGGCCCGGTGCTGTACCTGCGTTCTGTAACGTTCtgacagagaaagggggacCCATGGCGAAATCACACAAGCGAATGAGACCGGAGGAAGCGCTGGAATGGATGACGAGCGTAGACCCGATGGAGTCCGACGGGGGTTCGGAGGTCGAGGTGGAGATCAACGACGACGATTGGGGGCCTTCGTCCGAGTCCGAGCCTGAGCCAGCTCCTGTGGCCGTGACGCCTCCGGTTCGGCGCAGGACGACCAGGAAAACCGCGGCGGGGCGAGGGAGGGCACCGGAGACGGGGCGGGAGGGCACCATCTGGACTGAGCAGAGGGGCGACCCGCGGCCCGGTGCTGTACCTGCGTTCTGTAACGTTCtgacagagaaagggggacCCATGGCGAAATCACACAAGCGAATGAGACCGGAGGAAGCGCTGGAATGGATGACGAGCGTAGACCCGATGGAGTCCGACGGGGGTTCGGAGGTCGAGGTGGAGATCAACGACGACGATTGGGGGCCTTCGTCCGAGTCCGAGCCTGAGTCCGAGCCCGAGCCGGCTCCTGTGGCCGTGACGCCTCCGGTTCGGCGCAGGACGACCAGGAAAACCGCGGCGGGGCAAGGGAGGGCACCGGAGACGGGGCGGGACGGCACCATCTGGACTGAGCAGAGGGGCGACCCGCGGCCCGGTGGTGTACCTGCGTTCTGTAACGTTCtgacagagaaagggggacCCATGGCGAAATCACACAAGCGAATGAGACCGGAGGAAGCGCTGGAATGGATGACGAGCGTAGACCCGATGGAGTCCGACGGGGGTTCGGAGGTCGAGGTGGAGATCAACGACGACGATTGGGGGCCTTCGTCCGAGTCAGAGTCCGAGCCTGAGCCAGCTCCTGTGGCCGTGACGCCTCCGGTTCGGCGCAGGACGACCAGGAAAACCGCGGCGGGGCGAGGGAGGGCACCGGAGACGGGGCGGGACGGCACTGTCTGGACTGAGCAGAGGGGCGACCCGCGGCCCGGTGCTGTACCTGCGTTCTGTAACGTTCtgacagagaaagggggacCCATGGCGAAATCACACAAGCGAATGAGACCGGAGGAAGCGCTGGAATGGATGACGAGCGTAGACCCGATGGAGTCCGACGGGGGTTCGGAGGTCGAGGTGGAGATCAACGACGACGATTGGGGGCCTTCGCCCGAGTCCGAGCCCGAGTCCGAGCCTGAGCCAGCTCCCGTTGCCGTGAAGCCTACTGTTGGGCGCAGAACGACCAGGAAAACCGCAGCCGGTCGAGAGAGGGCGCGGGACGGCACTGTCTGGACCGAGCAGAAGGGTGACGTGCGGCCCGGTGGCCTACCTGCGTTCTGTAACGTTCTGACGGAGAAAGGGGGACCGACGCGCCACGCCAAAGCCAAGATCGCCAGTAGACTGGACAGCTTCATGTGCCTGTTCGACCTCAGCATGCTGATGCACATCAGGGACTGCACGGTTACCGAGGCCAACCGAGTCCCCGGGCGGGAAGCGTGGTGTTTGTCCATCGACGAGCTGAAAGCGTTTATTGCCATTCTGTACGTGCGCGGGGTGACTTGCGGGAGAAACGCGGATATGGAGAGCTTCTGGTCGGACAGGTTTGGACACAGTTTTTTCAAAGACACCATGCCGCGGAACCGCTTCAGAGAAATCATGCGATTCCTGCGTTTCgactgcagggaggagaggctcGCGCGACAGCCGACCGACAGGTTTGCGTTGGTGTCGCAGATTTGGGACGGCTTCGTGCGAAACGCCGCTCTGTCCTACAGGCCGGGACGGAACATAACGGTGGGCACGCAGTTGTTCCCGACGAAATCGCGATGCCCTTTCACTCAGTATATGGCAAAGAAGCCGGACAAATTCGGCATCAAGTTTTGGCTGGCTGCGGACGTGGCGGCTAAATACATGCTGAATGGCTTCCCGCATTTGGGCAAGCATGCCTGTCGACCCGAGGGACGGCCGCTGTCCGAGCACGTGGTGATGACGCTCGTCGAGCCGTTCGTCGGCGAAGGCCGCACCGTGACCGTCGACGGTTACTTCACTTCGCTTTCTCTGGCGAACAGGCTGATGGCCAAGAAGACCGGCCTGCTCGGCCCCGTCGGCAGGAAGAGACGAGGGATGCCTTCCTGTGCGCTGAAAATCACCCCAGCACCGCTGTACTCCACCAGCGTGATGACGAGCGGCCACGCTACGCTGACCGTGTATCAGAGTACGAGAAGCAAGAACGTCTGCCTGCTCAGTACCATGCGCCCGACCGTGAGCGTCGGCCGTGACCCGAAGAGAAAACCGGAGACCGTAACAGACTACAACCACACGAAG GCCGGCGTGGACGCGCTCGACCAAAAGGCGAGGCTGTACACCACGAAAGCGGCGACTCGCCGCTGGCCCGTCGCCGTTTTCTACAACGTCCTGGACCTGGCGGCCGTCAACGCGCACGTGCTGTTCGGACGGTGTCTGGACAAGGCCGAGAGCCGGAGAGACTTCATCCTGGAGCTGGCCTGCGAGCTGCGTGAAAAGCACATGAGATCCAAGGCGCTGGCGGCGGCTGTCAAGAGGGAAGCCGCGGTAGCGGCGTTGATTCGCACACCGATCGTGTCGCCTCGCACGCCCGTCGCTCCGCCTCGCACGCCCATGGGTCCCGGGAAGAGGACGCACTGCCAGGTGGCCAGGTGCGCTCGGAATAAGGCTAGCGACTTCTGCGTGCAGTGCAGCCGGTACGTGTGCGGACCCTGCTCGTACAAACTGCCCAAGCTGTGCGTTCTCTGCGTGTCCAATGAGCACGAGGAGATGGACTGCTCCAGCGCGAACGCATCAGACTCCAAATAG